The following are encoded together in the Candidatus Methylomirabilis oxygeniifera genome:
- a CDS encoding Filamentation induced by cAMP protein Fic encodes MMTLRRFSRKFESVPAATSWYLADLGEARGKQELFTRQSPQRLKVLREHALIESAVSSNRIEGVEVDQSRIATIVFGKALLRDRDEEEVRGYRQALTWIHEQGATLPVSEETVVTLHRLTRGEIWDAGKYKEKDGDIIEKFPDGRSRIRFKTVSATDTPACMKELMELYGDAVDERRIPPLVLLVAFNLDFLCIHPFRDGNGRVSRLLLLLQCYHLGFEVGRYISLERLIEQNKERYYETLAQSSQGWHEDKHDPWPYINYILSIIKMAYREFEQRLGQLQSPKGEKTGLVLQAIDRTLGPFSVTEIQNRCPSVSVDMIRRVLKNLRAKNHIECLGRGQNARWQKTAKWQLGNVE; translated from the coding sequence ATGATGACCCTGCGACGCTTTTCCCGGAAGTTCGAATCCGTGCCGGCTGCGACATCCTGGTATCTCGCTGACCTCGGTGAGGCACGAGGAAAGCAGGAATTGTTCACCCGCCAATCGCCACAGCGTCTCAAGGTTCTCCGGGAGCACGCGCTTATTGAAAGCGCCGTATCATCCAACCGGATCGAGGGCGTGGAAGTTGATCAATCACGAATCGCCACTATCGTCTTTGGTAAGGCGCTCCTGCGGGATCGTGATGAAGAGGAAGTCCGGGGATACCGGCAAGCCCTGACATGGATTCATGAGCAGGGCGCGACACTCCCTGTATCGGAAGAGACCGTTGTAACACTCCACCGTCTGACACGCGGGGAGATCTGGGACGCCGGGAAATATAAGGAGAAAGATGGCGACATTATTGAGAAGTTCCCGGATGGCCGGTCGCGGATCCGCTTCAAAACGGTGTCCGCAACAGATACGCCAGCCTGTATGAAGGAGTTGATGGAACTCTACGGCGATGCCGTTGATGAACGTAGGATCCCCCCCCTTGTACTGTTGGTAGCCTTCAATCTGGATTTTCTCTGTATCCATCCGTTTCGTGACGGCAACGGCCGTGTATCGCGGCTCCTGCTGCTCCTGCAGTGTTACCACCTGGGATTTGAGGTCGGCCGGTATATCAGTCTGGAACGCCTCATCGAACAGAACAAGGAACGATATTACGAAACCTTGGCGCAAAGCTCCCAGGGCTGGCACGAGGACAAACACGACCCTTGGCCATATATCAATTACATTCTTTCCATCATCAAGATGGCATATCGGGAATTCGAGCAACGCCTCGGCCAACTTCAGAGTCCTAAGGGTGAGAAAACAGGCCTCGTTCTTCAAGCTATCGACAGAACTCTCGGCCCATTCAGCGTGACCGAAATTCAAAACAGGTGCCCGAGTGTCAGTGTGGATATGATCCGGCGGGTGCTGAAAAACTTACGAGCGAAAAACCACATTGAATGCCTTGGCCGCGGCCAGAACGCCCGATGGCAAAAAACCGCCAAGTGGCAATTGGGTAATGTCGAATGA
- the dcd gene encoding Deoxycytidine triphosphate deaminase (dCTP deaminase): MSIKSDAWIKRMAVEHQMIAPFEEGQVRNGVISYGLSSYGYDIRVANEFKIFTNVNTTIVDPKNFDERSFVDFKGDVCIVPPNSFALARTVEYFRIPRNVMTVCLGKSSYARCGIILNVTPFEPEWEGFATLEISNTTPLPARIYANEGIAQVLFFESDEPCLVSYADKKGKYQAQHDITLPRI; encoded by the coding sequence ATGTCGATTAAATCAGATGCGTGGATCAAGCGGATGGCGGTGGAGCATCAGATGATTGCCCCGTTCGAGGAGGGGCAGGTCAGGAACGGGGTGATCTCTTATGGTCTCTCGTCGTATGGGTACGACATCCGGGTGGCAAACGAGTTCAAGATTTTTACCAATGTCAACACGACCATCGTAGATCCCAAGAACTTCGATGAGCGGTCGTTCGTCGATTTCAAGGGCGATGTTTGCATCGTCCCGCCTAACTCGTTTGCGCTCGCCAGAACCGTTGAGTATTTCAGAATTCCGCGTAATGTCATGACGGTGTGTCTCGGAAAATCCTCGTATGCTCGCTGCGGGATCATCCTCAATGTAACTCCCTTCGAGCCGGAGTGGGAGGGGTTTGCGACCCTCGAAATCAGTAATACGACACCGCTCCCTGCCAGGATTTATGCCAACGAGGGGATCGCGCAAGTGCTCTTTTTTGAGAGCGATGAGCCGTGCCTCGTGTCGTATGCCGACAAGAAAGGAAAATACCAAGCTCAGCACGATATCACGTTGCCGAGGATTTAG
- a CDS encoding putative OstA-like protein precursor (Evidence 3 : Function proposed based on presence of conserved amino acid motif, structural feature or limited homology), which yields MSYRGWFAAVVMLVNLAVPLGLGFAQEQPKGKYPVTITSDRLEVNRKLHTAIYTGNVMADDKDRDMVVLADKMEFLFDEKMERIQKGIATGNVRATIKEKRVTADQLELFPDEDKAVLTGNPRAWQDNDLVTGTKMTIFSKEDRAIVEGEPSKRVTAILYPKSEGAGRSEPQAPGKTDKPATTQGGS from the coding sequence GTGAGCTACCGTGGTTGGTTTGCCGCCGTCGTGATGCTGGTGAATCTCGCCGTACCGCTCGGGCTCGGATTTGCTCAGGAGCAGCCGAAAGGAAAGTACCCGGTCACGATCACCTCGGATCGTCTGGAGGTCAACCGAAAACTCCACACCGCCATCTATACCGGCAACGTCATGGCTGACGACAAGGACCGGGATATGGTTGTCCTGGCTGACAAGATGGAGTTCCTCTTTGATGAAAAGATGGAACGGATCCAAAAGGGGATCGCCACCGGAAATGTAAGGGCGACTATTAAGGAGAAAAGAGTCACCGCCGATCAACTGGAGTTGTTTCCCGATGAAGATAAGGCCGTCTTGACGGGGAATCCCAGGGCTTGGCAGGATAATGATCTTGTTACCGGAACAAAGATGACGATCTTCTCAAAGGAGGACAGGGCGATCGTTGAAGGCGAGCCCTCGAAGCGCGTCACAGCGATCCTGTATCCGAAGTCTGAGGGAGCGGGGCGATCCGAACCGCAAGCGCCAGGCAAGACCGATAAGCCGGCAACAACGCAGGGGGGGTCTTGA
- a CDS encoding exported protein of unknown function (Evidence 5 : No homology to any previously reported sequences) — translation MTRNPIGPSRYRLLLLLLPISLPNSFDITQLPLGGFLPSGVLAAAKAFNVVFRS, via the coding sequence TTGACACGGAATCCAATCGGACCATCTAGATACCGGCTTCTGCTTCTGTTATTACCCATTTCGTTACCAAATTCATTCGACATTACCCAATTGCCACTTGGCGGTTTTTTGCCATCGGGCGTTCTGGCCGCGGCCAAGGCATTCAATGTGGTTTTTCGCTCGTAA
- a CDS encoding protein of unknown function (Evidence 5 : No homology to any previously reported sequences), which yields MRTEERTAIDENSKPSFMNSSCLSPGILTQTPTRLRRFERLLASYYTVTRNLQLRIMIIK from the coding sequence TTGAGGACAGAAGAAAGAACGGCGATTGATGAAAACTCTAAGCCTTCTTTTATGAACTCATCATGCCTGTCTCCGGGTATCTTGACACAGACCCCCACTCGATTACGACGTTTTGAGCGGTTGCTGGCGTCGTACTACACTGTTACCCGCAACTTACAGTTAAGAATTATGATTATAAAGTGA
- a CDS encoding conserved exported protein of unknown function (Evidence 4 : Homologs of previously reported genes of unknown function), with amino-acid sequence MGTTRCIRIVWTAVVWIATALAFGVFGNALAASGEETPGSTADVKITKFHLVETKDGKTLWEVWGDRGEIFEKGEVAKVVKVANPVTVVLHSEHGKLTARSDSARVNMRTKDIRLEGNVTATSEQGNSLQTESLDWLAKDRLVSTRLPVTLVRGRLTSWGVGMEAETDLERATFLSRVRSHVAPESVGKKAKGGSRARTRNGGTQ; translated from the coding sequence ATGGGAACGACTAGGTGTATACGGATCGTATGGACTGCAGTGGTCTGGATCGCCACAGCCCTGGCTTTTGGGGTGTTCGGTAACGCATTGGCGGCGTCCGGTGAAGAGACACCCGGGTCTACAGCAGACGTTAAGATTACGAAATTCCATCTCGTGGAAACCAAGGATGGGAAGACGCTCTGGGAGGTGTGGGGCGATCGCGGTGAGATCTTTGAGAAGGGAGAGGTTGCAAAGGTAGTGAAGGTGGCGAATCCGGTGACCGTCGTACTCCATTCTGAGCACGGCAAGTTGACGGCTCGGTCCGATAGCGCTCGAGTGAATATGCGGACGAAGGATATCCGTCTGGAAGGTAATGTGACGGCGACCTCGGAGCAGGGGAATAGTCTGCAGACCGAGTCCCTGGACTGGTTGGCGAAGGATCGTCTCGTCTCCACTCGACTACCGGTTACACTGGTCAGAGGCCGGCTGACGAGTTGGGGTGTAGGGATGGAGGCGGAGACCGATCTTGAACGTGCGACGTTCTTAAGCCGTGTGCGGTCGCATGTGGCGCCAGAGAGTGTCGGGAAGAAGGCGAAAGGTGGTTCTCGCGCGCGAACGCGAAATGGAGGAACTCAGTGA
- a CDS encoding Ribonucleoside-diphosphate reductase, with translation MLGKASGSTFHGIEKGVEATQAEGSRPTKNGQWSESAIRVLKERYLIRDATGVKETPEEMCWRVAVAIAKAEGQWGRSEAEALQVAESFYDVMVDGKFLPNSPTMMNAGKENGMQYSACFVLPVEDSMEGIFEAVKRAAIIHQSGGGTGFAFSRLRPKDTLVKSTGGKASGPISFLRVFNAATEAVKQGGARRGANMGILKVDHPDILEFIDCKLDGGITNFNISVATTDTFMDALAKDETYELIDPHTKLVTRHLPAREVFQRMVQAAWRTGDPGMIFIDRINASPSNPIPQDELIEATNPCVPGDTWIMTDVGPRQVRDLLGKPFRAIVDGTGHASGLDGFFKTGTRPLVRLRTVEGYSLRLTADHRVRRVTRLTRYASVTEWTEAGQLRPGDRVLLHDHRELTGWGGAYTEGEGYLVGLLVGDGTLKSDKAVLSVWCPEVVAVANGPSEIGESGTWAVMQTAWKYAESLPHRSDFRGWLPVPGRTEFRLSLAYLKKLAGEMGMAPGRKDITPIMEQASSAFYQGFLRGLFDADGSVQGSQKKGVSIRLSQSDRERLLATQRMLLRLGIVSTLYEGRRPSQVRLLPDQRGGQRGYATAEQHELVISGDNLLRFAERVGFSDSDKALRLRALCSAYRRTVNRERFTARVVSVTDAGTEDVYDVQVPGIHAFDANGLYAHNCGEQPLGPNDACNLGSINLARFYLPSIPADARVTERIDWVGLEQVVRTAVRFLDDVIDVNPYPLQDITEEVRNNRRIGLGVMGWADLLLELGVPYDSDEAVTLGNEIMGFIRRIGHDASEKLAEARGPFPRWSRSIYKGGKPIRNSTVTTIAPTGTISIIVGCSSGIEPIFAVAFSHIVGDRHLTFVNPIFEEVAKRRGFYSEELMRRVAERGTVRGLEGVPEDVQRVFVTAHEIEPARHVKMQAAFQKQTDNGVSKTINLPNSATPEDIAKAYMMAYELGCLGITVFRDGCKGTQVLHLGTGAKPALSNVEEPAPSLAEEPAVGDAEVSARQGAPQAIPIVLKTGLEAALKVKPRPRTMKGVTYRAETPLGTAFVTVNQNGEGEPFEVFASVGKAGSDTSAVSEAIGRLISMVLRLPSPMSPRERVGQIVNQLSGIGGRRQMGFGKDRVRSLPDAIAQVLAEHIGLTEPGVQEMQAALGKTTQKAGDMCPDCGSATLVYEEGCQKCYSCGFSEC, from the coding sequence ATGCTTGGCAAGGCGAGCGGGTCAACGTTCCACGGAATAGAAAAGGGAGTAGAGGCGACCCAGGCGGAAGGATCCAGACCGACGAAGAATGGACAGTGGAGTGAATCAGCCATCCGCGTCCTCAAAGAGCGTTACCTGATAAGGGACGCGACAGGTGTCAAGGAGACGCCGGAGGAGATGTGCTGGCGGGTCGCGGTGGCCATCGCCAAGGCTGAAGGGCAGTGGGGTAGAAGTGAGGCGGAAGCTCTCCAGGTTGCGGAGTCGTTTTACGATGTCATGGTTGACGGGAAGTTCCTTCCTAACTCTCCCACGATGATGAATGCCGGCAAAGAGAACGGGATGCAGTATTCGGCCTGTTTTGTGCTTCCCGTTGAGGATTCTATGGAGGGGATCTTTGAGGCGGTCAAAAGGGCGGCGATCATCCATCAGTCCGGCGGCGGGACCGGCTTTGCGTTCTCGCGCCTCAGGCCGAAGGATACCCTGGTGAAGTCAACGGGCGGTAAGGCGAGCGGTCCCATCAGCTTCCTTCGGGTCTTTAATGCCGCCACCGAAGCCGTCAAGCAAGGGGGTGCCAGGCGAGGCGCCAACATGGGGATTCTCAAGGTGGATCACCCTGACATCCTGGAGTTCATCGACTGTAAGCTGGACGGCGGGATCACCAACTTCAATATCTCGGTGGCTACCACCGACACGTTCATGGACGCGCTGGCGAAGGACGAGACCTACGAATTGATCGATCCGCACACCAAGCTCGTCACCCGCCATCTTCCGGCTCGCGAGGTCTTTCAACGGATGGTCCAGGCGGCCTGGCGGACCGGTGATCCGGGAATGATCTTCATCGATCGCATCAACGCGAGCCCGTCCAATCCGATTCCCCAGGATGAGCTGATCGAGGCCACGAACCCCTGCGTGCCTGGGGATACGTGGATTATGACCGATGTCGGTCCACGCCAAGTCCGGGATCTTCTTGGTAAGCCGTTTCGCGCTATCGTGGATGGGACCGGACATGCGAGCGGACTCGATGGCTTTTTCAAAACTGGCACACGCCCCTTGGTACGCCTTCGGACCGTTGAGGGCTATTCGTTGCGTCTCACGGCGGACCACCGGGTCCGGAGGGTGACTAGGCTGACCCGCTATGCGTCTGTGACGGAGTGGACAGAAGCTGGGCAACTCCGCCCTGGCGATCGAGTGCTCCTCCATGATCACCGGGAGCTGACCGGATGGGGGGGAGCCTATACAGAAGGCGAGGGGTATCTCGTTGGTCTGTTAGTCGGGGACGGTACTCTGAAGAGCGACAAGGCGGTCCTCTCGGTGTGGTGTCCGGAAGTCGTCGCTGTCGCAAACGGACCGTCCGAGATTGGTGAGTCAGGAACCTGGGCCGTGATGCAGACTGCATGGAAGTACGCAGAATCTCTTCCTCATCGGTCGGATTTCAGGGGGTGGCTGCCCGTTCCGGGCCGGACCGAATTTCGTCTGTCGCTGGCCTATCTAAAGAAACTCGCAGGCGAAATGGGAATGGCGCCTGGACGGAAGGACATTACGCCTATAATGGAGCAGGCCTCTTCAGCATTCTATCAGGGATTCCTTCGAGGTCTGTTTGATGCCGATGGATCCGTCCAGGGATCGCAGAAAAAGGGAGTCAGTATCCGCTTGTCCCAAAGTGACCGAGAACGGTTGCTGGCCACCCAGCGCATGTTGTTGCGCCTGGGCATCGTTTCCACGCTGTATGAGGGCCGCCGTCCGTCACAGGTTCGCCTGCTCCCCGACCAGCGAGGAGGCCAGCGAGGGTACGCCACGGCCGAACAGCACGAGCTTGTCATCTCGGGAGATAATCTCCTGCGCTTTGCCGAGCGTGTTGGCTTTTCTGACAGTGACAAGGCCCTCAGACTGCGGGCGTTGTGCTCAGCTTACAGGCGAACGGTGAACCGGGAGCGATTCACAGCCCGAGTGGTTTCTGTTACAGACGCGGGGACAGAAGATGTTTATGATGTGCAGGTCCCTGGGATTCATGCCTTCGATGCTAATGGCCTTTACGCCCATAATTGCGGTGAACAGCCGCTTGGACCCAATGACGCCTGCAATCTGGGCTCGATCAATCTGGCGAGATTTTATCTTCCCTCGATTCCGGCGGATGCCAGGGTGACGGAGCGAATCGATTGGGTTGGCCTGGAGCAGGTGGTGCGGACGGCAGTCCGCTTCCTGGACGACGTGATCGACGTGAACCCCTATCCGCTCCAGGACATTACCGAGGAGGTTCGAAACAACCGGCGGATCGGCCTCGGGGTTATGGGCTGGGCCGATCTGCTGCTTGAGCTTGGCGTTCCCTACGACAGCGACGAGGCGGTGACGCTGGGTAATGAGATCATGGGATTCATTCGGCGAATCGGCCATGACGCTTCCGAGAAGCTGGCAGAGGCGCGAGGGCCGTTTCCGCGTTGGTCGCGGAGCATTTACAAGGGCGGGAAACCGATTCGTAATTCCACCGTTACGACGATTGCGCCCACCGGGACGATCAGCATCATTGTGGGTTGCTCTTCCGGGATCGAGCCGATCTTCGCCGTCGCGTTCAGCCACATCGTAGGAGACCGGCATCTGACCTTCGTGAATCCGATCTTCGAGGAGGTGGCGAAGCGGCGCGGCTTCTACAGCGAAGAGCTGATGCGGCGGGTGGCCGAGCGGGGGACGGTTCGCGGGCTTGAAGGCGTGCCGGAAGACGTTCAACGGGTCTTCGTCACGGCCCACGAGATCGAGCCTGCCCGGCACGTTAAAATGCAGGCAGCCTTCCAGAAGCAGACCGATAATGGCGTCTCCAAGACGATCAATCTGCCGAACTCGGCGACGCCGGAGGATATCGCGAAGGCCTATATGATGGCATATGAGCTTGGATGTCTCGGGATCACGGTATTTCGCGATGGCTGTAAGGGCACCCAGGTCTTGCATCTCGGCACCGGCGCCAAGCCTGCCTTGAGCAACGTCGAGGAGCCCGCGCCGAGCTTGGCCGAAGAGCCTGCCGTAGGCGATGCCGAAGTGTCGGCAAGGCAGGGGGCGCCGCAAGCGATCCCAATCGTTTTGAAGACAGGCCTGGAGGCCGCGCTCAAGGTCAAGCCGAGGCCGCGGACCATGAAGGGCGTCACGTATAGGGCGGAGACGCCGCTTGGCACTGCCTTCGTTACCGTCAACCAGAATGGCGAAGGGGAGCCGTTTGAGGTCTTCGCCAGCGTCGGGAAGGCTGGGAGCGATACCTCTGCGGTGTCCGAGGCGATCGGTCGACTCATCTCGATGGTCCTCAGGCTGCCGTCACCAATGTCGCCCAGGGAGCGGGTCGGGCAGATCGTGAACCAACTGTCCGGCATCGGCGGCCGGCGACAGATGGGGTTCGGCAAGGATCGGGTCCGATCGCTGCCGGATGCTATCGCCCAGGTCCTGGCCGAGCATATCGGCCTCACCGAGCCCGGCGTTCAAGAGATGCAGGCAGCTCTTGGCAAGACGACCCAGAAAGCAGGCGACATGTGCCCCGACTGTGGCTCGGCAACCCTCGTCTACGAAGAGGGCTGTCAAAAGTGCTACTCCTGCGGGTTTAGTGAATGCTAG
- the lptB gene encoding putative lipopolysaccharide transport protein B: ATP-binding component of ABC superfamily (Evidence 3 : Function proposed based on presence of conserved amino acid motif, structural feature or limited homology; PubMedId : 17056748, 7876255, 9298646; Product type pt : putative transporter), translating to MERTLRTDNLVKSFKGRTVVAGVSISLEAGEVVGLLGPNGAGKTTTFYMVLGLLKPDRGQVILNGEDVTDLPVYKRARKGLGFLPQEPSIFRKLTVEQNVMAILEILDLSEEERRQRLESLLQELDLTHLAKSKAYTLSGGERRRAEITRALVTSPNFMLLDEPFAGIDPIAIADIQTIIARLKQKGVGVLITDHNVRETLQIVDRAYLIYEGRVLVSGTAQELASDERAREIYLGERFSL from the coding sequence ATGGAGCGGACCCTTCGAACAGATAATCTCGTCAAGTCATTTAAGGGTCGAACGGTCGTAGCCGGCGTCAGTATCAGTCTCGAGGCCGGAGAGGTGGTGGGTCTGCTGGGACCCAATGGCGCTGGAAAGACGACGACCTTCTATATGGTCCTTGGGCTGCTGAAGCCGGATCGTGGCCAAGTCATATTAAATGGGGAAGATGTCACTGACCTTCCAGTATATAAACGAGCCCGTAAGGGCTTAGGATTTCTCCCTCAGGAGCCCTCGATCTTTCGTAAGCTGACGGTGGAACAGAACGTCATGGCGATTCTTGAGATTCTGGACCTGTCAGAAGAAGAGCGACGGCAACGGCTCGAGAGCCTGCTTCAGGAGCTGGATCTTACCCACCTTGCCAAGAGTAAAGCCTACACGCTATCAGGCGGGGAGCGGCGCCGAGCGGAGATCACCCGAGCGCTGGTCACATCCCCGAATTTCATGTTGCTGGATGAACCGTTTGCGGGAATTGATCCCATCGCCATAGCGGATATCCAGACCATCATCGCTCGACTCAAACAGAAGGGTGTTGGCGTCTTAATCACCGACCACAACGTGCGTGAAACCTTGCAGATTGTTGATCGCGCGTATCTGATCTACGAAGGTCGGGTGTTAGTCTCCGGGACCGCCCAGGAGTTGGCATCGGATGAACGGGCCAGGGAGATCTACCTGGGCGAGCGGTTTAGTCTCTAG
- a CDS encoding protein of unknown function (Evidence 5 : No homology to any previously reported sequences), giving the protein MAYEELRERGLVEEIRPDFRQVSLLLARASKDLATAGANLSIDKAWAYIIAYQAMLRAAKALVMAEGWRVKGRDQARTFVILIGEILGEEGRALVNGFDRMRRKRQDLMEEPQTPIPRYEVEGALKDAQALIEKLVELAREKNPQLALL; this is encoded by the coding sequence ATGGCCTATGAGGAACTTCGAGAACGGGGACTGGTTGAGGAAATTCGGCCTGACTTCCGCCAGGTTTCGTTGTTGCTTGCGCGCGCGTCGAAAGATTTAGCGACCGCCGGGGCCAACTTAAGTATTGATAAAGCGTGGGCATATATCATCGCCTATCAAGCGATGTTAAGAGCGGCGAAGGCATTGGTGATGGCGGAAGGATGGCGCGTAAAAGGTCGTGATCAGGCGAGAACATTCGTCATATTGATAGGAGAGATTTTAGGTGAAGAGGGGCGCGCGCTTGTCAACGGCTTCGATCGCATGCGTCGTAAACGGCAGGACTTAATGGAGGAGCCGCAAACGCCGATCCCTCGGTATGAGGTGGAGGGAGCGCTCAAAGATGCACAAGCCTTAATTGAAAAGCTCGTAGAGCTTGCGCGTGAGAAAAATCCGCAGTTGGCGTTGTTGTAA
- a CDS encoding protein of unknown function (Evidence 5 : No homology to any previously reported sequences) → MIMIPAGGGYPPQQRVASFHRQGNRITFSDTQLIEAHSVTKAIQRSYFFLVAVFFVAAFFFAAAIEVLTPFLREGLSHR, encoded by the coding sequence GTGATTATGATACCGGCTGGGGGGGGATACCCCCCCCAGCAGCGGGTGGCCTCTTTCCACCGTCAAGGTAACCGAATAACGTTTTCCGATACTCAACTCATCGAGGCTCACTCGGTTACCAAGGCCATACAGCGTTCCTACTTCTTCTTGGTCGCCGTCTTCTTCGTTGCCGCCTTTTTCTTTGCCGCTGCCATTGAGGTGCTCACCCCCTTTCTTCGTGAAGGCCTCTCTCACCGCTGA
- a CDS encoding protein of unknown function (Evidence 5 : No homology to any previously reported sequences), with amino-acid sequence MDKRFYVRELARHLGRDISGIKRELDNLERVGLLVSEKVGNLRYYRANKASPLYTEMKGVIAKTTGIHASLREGLRKIKGIQRAMVYGTEQQEGDESLGPVRLMVIGQLDLNELNEAIRVLESRLNREINYLVFDEVEYQRRKAEDDPFLAEVLKGRKSILIGTDDGL; translated from the coding sequence TTGGATAAGCGCTTTTATGTCAGAGAGTTGGCGCGACACCTTGGGCGGGATATTTCCGGGATCAAGCGAGAGTTGGATAACCTGGAGAGAGTCGGTTTGTTGGTGAGTGAAAAGGTTGGAAATCTTCGGTACTACCGGGCAAATAAGGCGTCACCCCTTTACACTGAGATGAAGGGAGTGATCGCAAAGACGACCGGTATCCATGCCAGTCTTCGAGAAGGGCTCAGAAAGATCAAAGGAATCCAGAGGGCCATGGTATATGGCACAGAGCAGCAGGAAGGCGACGAGAGCCTCGGCCCTGTTCGGTTAATGGTGATCGGCCAGCTCGACCTGAACGAGCTGAACGAAGCAATAAGGGTGTTGGAAAGCCGCTTGAATCGTGAGATTAACTACCTGGTGTTTGATGAAGTCGAATATCAACGGAGAAAGGCAGAGGATGACCCGTTCCTGGCAGAAGTGCTTAAGGGTCGAAAGTCAATCCTGATCGGAACGGACGATGGCCTATGA